The Hevea brasiliensis isolate MT/VB/25A 57/8 chromosome 1, ASM3005281v1, whole genome shotgun sequence genome has a window encoding:
- the LOC110646972 gene encoding uncharacterized protein LOC110646972, with protein MSYQQHPSMGSGSRTARRTFEFGRTYVVRPKGKHQATIVWLHGLGDNGSSWSQLLESLPLPNIKWICPTAPTRPVALLGGFPCTAWFDVGEISENSPDDCEGLDASAAHIANLLSTEPADVKVGIGGFSMGAATALYSATCAALGRYGNGNLYPINLRAVVGLSGWLPGSRGLKNKIEGSHEAARRAASLPILLCHGSSDDVVSYNYGEKSAHTLNSAGFRHLTFKPYDGLGHYTVPKEMDEVRNWLAAKLGLEGSRT; from the exons ATGAGCTACCAACAACATCCTTCTATGGGTTCTG GTAGTAGAACTGCCAGAAGAACTTTTGAGTTTGGGAGGACTTACGTGGTGAGGCCTAAAGGGAAACATCAAGCCACTATAGTCTGGTTACATGGTCTTGGTGACAATGGTTCAAG CTGGTCCCAGCTCCTGGAAAGCCTTCCTCTTCCGAAT ATTAAATGGATTTGTCCAACTGCTCCTACACGTCCTGTTGCACTTCTGGGTGGATTTCCTTGCACTGCAT GGTTTGATGTGGGTGAGATTTCAGAAAATAGTCCAGATGACTGTGAAGGTTTAGATGCCTCAGCAGCACATATTGCAAATTTACTGTCAACAGAGCCTGCTGATG TTAAAGTTGGTATTGGAGGCTTCAGTATGGGTGCCGCAACAGCGCTCTACTCTGCAACTTGTGCTGCACTGGGACGATATGGAAATGGCAATCTGTACCCTATCAATCTCAGAGCAGTTGTTGGACTGAGTGGATGGCTTCCAGGTTCAAG GGGCTTAAAGAACAAAATAGAAGGATCCCATGAGGCTGCAAGGCGTGCAGCATCCTTGCCCATTTTGCTTTGTCATGGATCAA GTGATGACGTAGTCTCCTACAACTATGGAGAGAAATCTGCCCACACCTTAAATTCAGCTGGCTTTCGACATCTCACATTTAAACCATATGATGG GCTTGGGCATTACACAGTGCCTAAAGAAATGGATGAGGTTCGCAATTGGCTTGCTGCAAAACTGGGCCTTGAGGGATCACGCACATAA
- the LOC110646971 gene encoding protein tesmin/TSO1-like CXC 3 isoform X1: protein MDSPESNRIPAKSSPSPAVQGSPFFNYISNLSPIRSAKAARYVHSFSQTNFAIPPPPVFTSPRIDPQRETSFRGEIDAAGSDLYRQGDTHLKPEPIHCFQKEDQSCSPSGCIDEYLADLVDMEDTTKSSDLCAQSRNDKPMILERFTSHKDTINKDYNHVDSHMFLGSFSGSQHHEKFLPQSIETYNDFVDSSRSALRVAAKDADQHQRGIRRHLQFGVTMSCKDTGNENHDTNNLSLPEGLTHFGSLVSYHTEPSGISNSWGAGSRAQTVTFLSSSCPSQSVIPAENCGNHNISACTPSDLALPSIGVIRSDSMGLDSNASQKLVDKLHAREEKQIAVRNHSSSKDLDSILVSSVAGEIYAQVEDDQQETQAATTQVVPYDGRTLTSQNANMVEDQASPKRNRKRTKCINESEGCKRCNCKRSKCLKLYCECFAAGVYCLDSCACNNCFNRPDYEDTVLDTRQLIEARNPLAFAPKVVKHAMDSPANIVEEGNWTTPSSARHKRGCNCKKSKCLKKYCECYQARVGCSNGCRCEGCNNSFGKKIESIYRRAEKWKNPSHEQLGTMETQDDFIKSGRAHQLSSTWEELADMSHLTPLSHCHSGAVATSASLNIGDGSKVSQAHAYQERTLQSSAGYPHSHHSPVSPTTNLYRSKVLPDISSDNLLYDILEDDTRKILENALAATKSVKVSSPNQKRVSPPQIRSQELRSSSSQGLRSGRKFILPAVPSFPPLTPYSKLKDGIQGSHGDSKDGTSCQ from the exons ATGGATTCTCCTGAAAGCAATCGCATCCCTGCCAAGTCGTCACCATCTCCGGCTGTCCAA GGATCCCCTTTTTTCAATTACATTAGCAATCTCTCTCCTATAAGGTCCGCGAAGGCAGCAAGATACGTACATAGTTTTTCACAAACTAACTTTGCTATCCCACCGCCGCCGGTGTTCACATCACCCCGTATAGATCCGCAGCGAGAGACAAGTTTCAG AGGAGAAATAGATGCAGCAGGTTCTGACCTCTATCGACAAGGTGATACCCATCTGAAGCCTGAGCCGATTCATTGCTTTCAAAAAGAAGATCAGTCTTGCAGTCCTTCAGGATGCATTGATGAATATCTGGCTGATCTTGTGGATATGGAAGACACTACAAAATCATCTGATCTGTGCGCACAATCAAGGAATGATAAGCCCATGATCTTGGAACGGTTCACTAGTCACAAAGATACCATCAACAAAGACTACAATCATGTTGATTCCCATATGTTTCTAGGCTCTTTTTCTGGATCACAACATCATGAGAAATTTTTGCCTCAG AGCATTGAGACATATAATGATTTTGTTGATAGTTCAAGGTCAGCTTTGAGAGTAGCAGCTAAG GATGCTGATCAGCATCAACGTGGTATACGAAGACATCTTCAATTTGGGGTGACAATGTCCTGCAAGGATACTGGCAATGAGAATCATGATACCAACAATTTAAGCCTACCTGAAGGCCTTACACACTTTGGGAGTCTGGTTTCATATCACACTGAACCAAGTGGGATCTCCAACAGTTGGGGGGCGGGCAGTCGTGCCCAGACTGTAACTTTCCTGTCCTCCTCCTGCCCATCTCAATCTGTTATACCAGCTGAAAATTGTGGAAACCATAATATATCAGCTTGTACTCCATCTGATTTAGCATTGCCTTCAATTGGCGTCATCAGATCTGACTCAATGGGCTTAGATTCAAATGCAAGCCAAAAGTTGGTTGACAAACTGCATGCACGAGAGGAGAAGCAAATAGCTGTTAGGAATCATAGTTCATCAAAGGATTTGGATAGTATCTTAGTCTCATCTGTTGCCGGGGAAATTTATGCTCAAGTGGAAGATGATCAGCAGGAAACTCAGGCTGCTACAACA CAGGTAGTTCCATATGATGGGAGGACACTCACTTCACAAAACGCCAACATGGTCGAAGACCAAGCGAGTCCTAAGCGAAATAG GAAAAGGACAAAATGCATCAATGAAAGTGAGGGCTGCAAACGTTGCAATTGTAAGAGATCAAAATGCTTGAAACT TTATTGTGAGTGCTTTGCAGCTGGAGTTTATTGTCTGGACAGTTGTGCATGCAATAACTGCTTTAACAGGCCTGATTACGAGGACACAGTTCTTGATACACGACAACTAATTGAAGCCCGTAATCCACTTGCTTTTGCTCCGAAGGTTGTTAAGCATGCCATGGACTCTCCTGCAAATATTGTG GAAGAAGGGAATTGGACAACACCATCATCGGCCAGGCACAAAAGAGGATGCAATTGCAAGAAGTCGAAGTGTCTTAAGAAATACTGTGAATGTTATCAG GCAAGAGTCGGATGTTCTAATGGATGCCGATGTGAAGGTTGTAACAATTCTTTTGGCAAAAAGATAG AATCAATATATAGAAGAGCTGAAAAATGGAAGAATCCATCTCATGAGCAACTGGGCACTATGGAGACCCAAGATGATTTCATCAAATCAGGGAGAGCTCATCAGTTATCTTCAACGTGGGAAGAACTTGCTGATATGAGCCATCTGACTCCACTGTCACATTGTCATTCAGGGGCTGTGGCAACTTCAGCTTCTCTCAATATAGGGGACGGTTCAAAAGTTTCCCAAGCTCATGCATATCAGGAAAGGACCCTCCAGTCATCTGCTGGTTACCCTCATAGTCACCATTCACCCGTTAGTCCTACAACAAATCTATATAGAAGTAAGGTCCTGCCTGATATTAGTTCAGACAACCTTCTCTATGACATATTGGAGGATGATACACGAAAGATACTCGAGAATGCTTTGGCAGCAACAAAATCAGTGAAAGTTAGTTCACCGAATCAGAAACGTGTGTCTCCTCCACAAATTCGATCACAAGAGTTGAGATCAAGCAGTTCGCAGGGGTTGAGAAGCGGGCGCAAATTCATTTTGCCGGCCGTGCCATCTTTCCCTCCTCTAACTCCCTATAGCAAGTTAAAAGATGGAATTCAAGGAAGCCATGGTGATAGTAAAGATGGTACTAGCTGCCAGTGA
- the LOC110646971 gene encoding protein tesmin/TSO1-like CXC 3 isoform X2, protein MDSPESNRIPAKSSPSPAVQGSPFFNYISNLSPIRSAKAARYVHSFSQTNFAIPPPPVFTSPRIDPQRETSFRGEIDAAGSDLYRQGDTHLKPEPIHCFQKEDQSCSPSGCIDEYLADLVDMEDTTKSSDLCAQSRNDKPMILERFTSHKDTINKDYNHVDSHMFLGSFSGSQHHEKFLPQSIETYNDFVDSSRSALRVAAKDADQHQRGIRRHLQFGVTMSCKDTGNENHDTNNLSLPEGLTHFGSLVSYHTEPSGISNSWGAGSRAQTVTFLSSSCPSQSVIPAENCGNHNISACTPSDLALPSIGVIRSDSMGLDSNASQKLVDKLHAREEKQIAVRNHSSSKDLDSILVSSVAGEIYAQVEDDQQETQAATTVVPYDGRTLTSQNANMVEDQASPKRNRKRTKCINESEGCKRCNCKRSKCLKLYCECFAAGVYCLDSCACNNCFNRPDYEDTVLDTRQLIEARNPLAFAPKVVKHAMDSPANIVEEGNWTTPSSARHKRGCNCKKSKCLKKYCECYQARVGCSNGCRCEGCNNSFGKKIESIYRRAEKWKNPSHEQLGTMETQDDFIKSGRAHQLSSTWEELADMSHLTPLSHCHSGAVATSASLNIGDGSKVSQAHAYQERTLQSSAGYPHSHHSPVSPTTNLYRSKVLPDISSDNLLYDILEDDTRKILENALAATKSVKVSSPNQKRVSPPQIRSQELRSSSSQGLRSGRKFILPAVPSFPPLTPYSKLKDGIQGSHGDSKDGTSCQ, encoded by the exons ATGGATTCTCCTGAAAGCAATCGCATCCCTGCCAAGTCGTCACCATCTCCGGCTGTCCAA GGATCCCCTTTTTTCAATTACATTAGCAATCTCTCTCCTATAAGGTCCGCGAAGGCAGCAAGATACGTACATAGTTTTTCACAAACTAACTTTGCTATCCCACCGCCGCCGGTGTTCACATCACCCCGTATAGATCCGCAGCGAGAGACAAGTTTCAG AGGAGAAATAGATGCAGCAGGTTCTGACCTCTATCGACAAGGTGATACCCATCTGAAGCCTGAGCCGATTCATTGCTTTCAAAAAGAAGATCAGTCTTGCAGTCCTTCAGGATGCATTGATGAATATCTGGCTGATCTTGTGGATATGGAAGACACTACAAAATCATCTGATCTGTGCGCACAATCAAGGAATGATAAGCCCATGATCTTGGAACGGTTCACTAGTCACAAAGATACCATCAACAAAGACTACAATCATGTTGATTCCCATATGTTTCTAGGCTCTTTTTCTGGATCACAACATCATGAGAAATTTTTGCCTCAG AGCATTGAGACATATAATGATTTTGTTGATAGTTCAAGGTCAGCTTTGAGAGTAGCAGCTAAG GATGCTGATCAGCATCAACGTGGTATACGAAGACATCTTCAATTTGGGGTGACAATGTCCTGCAAGGATACTGGCAATGAGAATCATGATACCAACAATTTAAGCCTACCTGAAGGCCTTACACACTTTGGGAGTCTGGTTTCATATCACACTGAACCAAGTGGGATCTCCAACAGTTGGGGGGCGGGCAGTCGTGCCCAGACTGTAACTTTCCTGTCCTCCTCCTGCCCATCTCAATCTGTTATACCAGCTGAAAATTGTGGAAACCATAATATATCAGCTTGTACTCCATCTGATTTAGCATTGCCTTCAATTGGCGTCATCAGATCTGACTCAATGGGCTTAGATTCAAATGCAAGCCAAAAGTTGGTTGACAAACTGCATGCACGAGAGGAGAAGCAAATAGCTGTTAGGAATCATAGTTCATCAAAGGATTTGGATAGTATCTTAGTCTCATCTGTTGCCGGGGAAATTTATGCTCAAGTGGAAGATGATCAGCAGGAAACTCAGGCTGCTACAACA GTAGTTCCATATGATGGGAGGACACTCACTTCACAAAACGCCAACATGGTCGAAGACCAAGCGAGTCCTAAGCGAAATAG GAAAAGGACAAAATGCATCAATGAAAGTGAGGGCTGCAAACGTTGCAATTGTAAGAGATCAAAATGCTTGAAACT TTATTGTGAGTGCTTTGCAGCTGGAGTTTATTGTCTGGACAGTTGTGCATGCAATAACTGCTTTAACAGGCCTGATTACGAGGACACAGTTCTTGATACACGACAACTAATTGAAGCCCGTAATCCACTTGCTTTTGCTCCGAAGGTTGTTAAGCATGCCATGGACTCTCCTGCAAATATTGTG GAAGAAGGGAATTGGACAACACCATCATCGGCCAGGCACAAAAGAGGATGCAATTGCAAGAAGTCGAAGTGTCTTAAGAAATACTGTGAATGTTATCAG GCAAGAGTCGGATGTTCTAATGGATGCCGATGTGAAGGTTGTAACAATTCTTTTGGCAAAAAGATAG AATCAATATATAGAAGAGCTGAAAAATGGAAGAATCCATCTCATGAGCAACTGGGCACTATGGAGACCCAAGATGATTTCATCAAATCAGGGAGAGCTCATCAGTTATCTTCAACGTGGGAAGAACTTGCTGATATGAGCCATCTGACTCCACTGTCACATTGTCATTCAGGGGCTGTGGCAACTTCAGCTTCTCTCAATATAGGGGACGGTTCAAAAGTTTCCCAAGCTCATGCATATCAGGAAAGGACCCTCCAGTCATCTGCTGGTTACCCTCATAGTCACCATTCACCCGTTAGTCCTACAACAAATCTATATAGAAGTAAGGTCCTGCCTGATATTAGTTCAGACAACCTTCTCTATGACATATTGGAGGATGATACACGAAAGATACTCGAGAATGCTTTGGCAGCAACAAAATCAGTGAAAGTTAGTTCACCGAATCAGAAACGTGTGTCTCCTCCACAAATTCGATCACAAGAGTTGAGATCAAGCAGTTCGCAGGGGTTGAGAAGCGGGCGCAAATTCATTTTGCCGGCCGTGCCATCTTTCCCTCCTCTAACTCCCTATAGCAAGTTAAAAGATGGAATTCAAGGAAGCCATGGTGATAGTAAAGATGGTACTAGCTGCCAGTGA
- the LOC110646969 gene encoding putative cytochrome c oxidase subunit 5b-like produces MWRRALSSQLKTLASSYRSASAVSRFASSNRFFISPSPSASLSNRYFSIDSDGAVKKRIEDVMPIATGHEREELEAELQGKDVLEINHPVGPFGTKEAPAVVKSYYDKRIVGCPGGEGEDEHDVVWFWLEKGKPHECPVCSQYFVLEVVGPGGPPDGHGDDEDHH; encoded by the exons ATGTGGAGAAGAGCACTTTCTTCACAGCTCAAAACCCTAGCCTCCTCCTATCGATCTGCTTCCGCCGTCTCCCGATTTGCTTCCTCTAATCGATTCTTCATTTCCCCATCGCCTTCCGCTTCTCTCTCCAATCGCTACTTCAGTATCGATTCAG ATGGTGCTGTGAAAAAGAGGATTGAGGATGTAATGCCTATTGCTACTGGACATGAGCGCGAGGAGCTTGAAGCTGAGCTTCAG GGGAAGGATGTTCTTGAAATTAACCATCCTGTTGGTCCTTTTGGCACAAAG GAAGCTCCGGCTGTTGTCAAGTCATACTATGACAAGAGAATTGTTGGTTGCCCTGGAGGTGAAGGAG AGGATGAGCATGACGTTGTTTGGTTTTGGCTGGAGAAAGGCAAGCCTCATGAATGTCCAGTTTGCTCGCAGTACTTTGTG CTGGAAGTAGTGGGCCCTGGAGGACCTCCTGATGGGCATGGAGACGATGAAGATCATCACTAA